A DNA window from Phoenix dactylifera cultivar Barhee BC4 chromosome 13, palm_55x_up_171113_PBpolish2nd_filt_p, whole genome shotgun sequence contains the following coding sequences:
- the LOC103706736 gene encoding treacle protein-like encodes MMKSAAAGKGMMVGSSPGRAEKLPAPGLARLLGGGGRSRGRSGVARTSPMFGTRSRSVGRQAGAEARAGEEGEPSSPKVTCIGQVRIRNKNKKKSDTRTFKSRERLPTAAKRCPCPQRSLLCCVFVCRQKGSGGQPWWSLWWRQRWSSLRSGKSGRYQQRKSKIERNEVDLMKPPIEMVGGGGGGGGGRGGGYFESDREGYRDDDEDEEEMENEEEEETRVFVSSATTTPPKNALLLMRCRSAPHNRSSSLAANRFPVSPLPPSESGSSPVEKEAGKKIEEREEEEEEGGRSSNGSSRDGEEGSRPLVLTRCKSEPARKVAVRDASYCFRANNDGGGGGDDGGGRQRRLALVHEERPPPPLSPPR; translated from the coding sequence ATGATGAAGTCGGCGGCAGCGGGGAAGGGGATGATGGTGGGGTCGAGCCCGGGGAGAGCGGAGAAGCTGCCGGCGCCGGGGCTGGCGAGGCTGCTGGGGGGCGGGGGGAGGAGCAGGGGGCGGAGCGGGGTGGCGCGGACGAGCCCGATGTTCGGGACGCGGAGCCGGAGCGTGGGGCGGCAGGCGGGGGCGGAGGCCCGGGCGGGGGAGGAAGGGGAGCCGTCGTCCCCCAAGGTGACGTGCATCGGCCAGGTCCGGATCAGgaacaagaacaagaagaagagcgACACGAGGACGTTCAAGTCCAGGGAGAGGCTGCCGACGGCGGCGAAGCGGTGCCCGTGCCCCCAGAGGTCGCTGCTCTGCTGCGTGTTCGTCTGCCGGCAAAAGGGCTCCGGCGGGCAGCCGTGGTGGTCGCTGTGGTGGCGGCAGCGGTGGTCGAGCCTCCGATCTGGAAAAAGCGGGAGGTACCAGCAGAGGAAATCAAAAATCGAGAGAAACGAGGTAGATCTCATGAAACCACCGATCGAAATggtaggcggcggcggcggcggcggcggaggaaggggaggaggatatTTCGAATCGGATCGAGAAGGATATAGAGATGACGACGAAGATGAGGAGGAAATGGAGaacgaggaggaggaagagactaGGGTTTTCGTGTCGTCGGCGACCACGACGCCACCGAAGAACGCGCTGCTGCTGATGAGATGCCGATCGGCGCCGCACAACCGGTCGTCCTCCCTCGCCGCAAACCGGTTCCCGGTCTCTCCGCTTCCGCCATCGGAATCAGGATCTTCTCCGGTGGAGAAGGAAGCCGGGAAGAAGATCGAAGAacgagaagaggaggaagaggaggggggaAGGTCGAGCAATGGGAGCTCGAGGGATGGAGAGGAGGGGTCGCGGCCGCTGGTGCTGACGCGATGCAAGTCGGAGCCGGCGAGGAAGGTGGCCGTCCGGGATGCGTCTTACTGTTTTCGGGCCAACaacgacggcggcggcggcggcgacgacgGCGGCGGCAGGCAGCGACGGTTGGCCCTCGTTCACGAGGAGCGGCCCCCACCACCACTCTCTCCCCCGCGGTAA